One genomic window of Pontibacillus halophilus JSM 076056 = DSM 19796 includes the following:
- a CDS encoding Ger(x)C family spore germination protein, with product MRRLLLITFSLFLLSGCWDHQEVEELGIVTGVGIDQSQEDDEKLRVTNQYVIPSAVSTRPKGSSSGLSPFINETLEAGNVLDTIRDQSLYVGKPPYYYHLKVVVLSQELVEQESMLDLLFFFFRDHEIRRSVGLIVARDSAETLLSQSFLKDEVPSIQLEKISYNYLAKTARMAPSVTLGGASKDFAHKKSFVIQLGDVFEGKVRIEGGAVIDAQKAKMVATLSPEETEAYNWITEQSDAGVIQASTNGEEERFAYEIRDVTSKVKVRKESGQLTYDISVHFQGKLGEDYSPPSSSFQPEYINKREKALQETLKKRLVMAMERAQHEYEVDFYEFMEPFRIKYVKEWYKVKDNWNEVFSEATVNFDVQVEIDHFQDVGRKLPYNPPVEGD from the coding sequence ATGAGAAGGCTGTTACTTATTACGTTTTCATTGTTTTTATTGAGTGGTTGCTGGGACCACCAAGAGGTTGAGGAGCTCGGAATCGTCACAGGGGTCGGCATCGATCAATCACAGGAAGATGACGAGAAGTTACGTGTGACGAATCAGTACGTCATTCCAAGCGCTGTGTCTACGAGACCTAAAGGAAGCTCTTCTGGTTTAAGTCCCTTTATTAACGAAACGTTAGAAGCAGGCAATGTTCTCGATACCATTCGTGACCAGTCTCTCTATGTAGGGAAACCTCCCTACTACTACCACTTGAAAGTCGTTGTTCTAAGTCAAGAATTAGTGGAACAAGAGAGTATGTTGGATTTACTGTTTTTCTTCTTTCGAGACCATGAAATTAGAAGAAGTGTGGGGCTTATCGTGGCAAGAGATTCAGCCGAAACGTTGCTCAGCCAATCGTTCTTAAAAGATGAAGTTCCTTCCATTCAGCTAGAGAAAATATCGTATAACTATCTTGCGAAAACGGCACGAATGGCTCCATCCGTTACGCTAGGGGGCGCCTCTAAGGACTTTGCTCACAAGAAGAGCTTTGTCATACAGTTAGGGGATGTGTTCGAAGGGAAAGTAAGGATAGAAGGTGGAGCGGTTATCGATGCCCAAAAAGCGAAAATGGTTGCGACTCTATCTCCTGAAGAGACGGAAGCCTATAACTGGATAACAGAACAGTCGGATGCTGGAGTGATCCAAGCGAGTACGAATGGAGAAGAGGAACGGTTCGCATATGAAATTCGGGATGTTACTAGTAAAGTAAAAGTGAGAAAAGAATCTGGACAATTAACATACGATATATCCGTTCACTTCCAGGGCAAATTAGGTGAAGACTATAGTCCGCCAAGTTCATCCTTCCAACCAGAATATATCAACAAGAGGGAAAAGGCTCTACAAGAGACGCTAAAGAAGAGATTAGTAATGGCTATGGAACGTGCGCAACATGAATATGAGGTTGATTTCTACGAATTTATGGAACCCTTTCGAATTAAGTATGTGAAAGAATGGTACAAAGTGAAAGACAATTGGAACGAAGTCTTTAGTGAGGCAACTGTGAACTTCGATGTTCAGGTTGAGATTGATCATTTCCAGGATGTCGGAAGGAAATTGCCTTATAATCCACCTGTAGAAGGTGATTGA
- a CDS encoding GerAB/ArcD/ProY family transporter — protein sequence MNGNSNRLLSTTQVSVGIASTMLGVGMITLPREVLSASKAASGWVSVLIVGCLVVFISLAFVHLNNRYPDRTYFQYSDVIVGKFIAWWLTLFATFYYTVFAAYEVRAMAELIRMFILDRTPIQVTIIIFIASAIYLIMGGAYAIFRLTELYFPFILLFIIIIIALSSSKFEINHIRPFFEGATPIIKGMTGTVISFIGFEVILFLQSMMKNPGEARKAVFIGVVVPTLIYAVIVLAVAGIMGVGETITLVFPLMELAKSIELQDFFFERFETFFIPLWILVIFTTFVVSLYVASLGLKKLFRIPSGKAIYLLIPICYLMAMTPKNINQVFQVGDLIFYLMVGTMVFMPLLLLVVSFVRGHKG from the coding sequence ATGAATGGAAATTCCAATCGGCTGCTCTCTACCACGCAAGTGTCAGTCGGGATTGCATCCACGATGCTTGGGGTAGGTATGATTACATTGCCAAGAGAAGTACTTTCCGCTTCAAAGGCAGCATCAGGATGGGTCAGCGTACTTATTGTAGGGTGCTTAGTGGTTTTCATTTCCTTGGCATTCGTGCATCTGAATAACCGTTACCCGGACCGAACCTATTTTCAGTATAGCGATGTAATTGTAGGGAAATTTATTGCGTGGTGGCTCACCCTATTTGCAACGTTCTACTATACGGTGTTTGCAGCCTATGAAGTACGCGCAATGGCTGAACTAATTCGGATGTTTATTCTTGATCGTACTCCGATACAAGTTACGATTATTATATTTATTGCTTCTGCCATCTATTTAATCATGGGGGGAGCATATGCAATCTTTCGGTTAACGGAGCTCTATTTTCCGTTTATCCTTCTCTTTATTATTATCATCATTGCACTCAGTTCAAGTAAGTTCGAGATAAATCATATACGACCATTCTTTGAAGGGGCAACTCCAATCATCAAAGGGATGACAGGAACCGTAATCTCGTTTATAGGGTTTGAAGTAATACTGTTCCTACAATCCATGATGAAAAATCCAGGTGAAGCTCGTAAAGCCGTCTTCATCGGAGTAGTGGTGCCGACGCTCATCTACGCCGTAATCGTGTTAGCTGTCGCTGGAATCATGGGAGTGGGGGAGACGATTACACTCGTGTTTCCATTAATGGAGCTCGCGAAGTCGATTGAACTTCAAGACTTCTTCTTTGAACGATTTGAGACTTTTTTCATTCCGTTATGGATCCTTGTCATTTTCACAACTTTTGTTGTGAGCTTATATGTAGCTTCGCTTGGATTAAAGAAGTTGTTTCGTATCCCTAGTGGGAAAGCGATCTACTTACTGATTCCAATTTGCTACTTAATGGCGATGACTCCTAAGAACATCAACCAAGTATTCCAAGTAGGGGACTTGATTTTCTATTTGATGGTGGGAACGATGGTGTTCATGCCTTTGCTGTTACTAGTGGTTTCCTTTGTAAGGGGGCACAAGGGATGA
- a CDS encoding spore germination protein has protein sequence MKKQLNRKMFEWMRSRNRNVASDGNREAKQSHSADGQHLRDELNENLQDIRNLLGESFDLKSVTFTIAPFHYDGAFVYIEELCDANAISDELRAIHETTERAHSITRMTPSFLKEQVLVTSESSLTNILEDCLAAILMGNSILLSNQYEDAIILNTRKIPHREVSEPVTETLVRGPRDGFIEALVTNLALIRKRLKDPSLTIDYYQVGRRSKTDVVVLSIKNLTNPTIVREVKRRIEKVDIDSLQETGILEQLIEENSLSPFPQIQVTERPDKVAGSLAEGRVAILVDGTPFSLIVPLTFNSFYQSPEDYYERWMYSSLIRILRVGAAFIALYLPSIYVALISYHWGLIPTDLVITLAGSREGVPFPSIVEALIMEVTIEILREAGIRLPKPIGQAVGIVGGLVIGEAAVSAGLVSPMMVIVVALTAISSFALPQYTVGETLRILRFPLMLAAAALGLFGIVISFILITTHLVRLRSFGVNYLEPLVPYDLNGWKDTIVRTQTKRMDQRPTMLHPIDKRRMK, from the coding sequence ATGAAGAAGCAGTTAAATAGAAAGATGTTCGAATGGATGCGTTCTCGCAATCGCAATGTGGCGAGTGATGGGAATCGGGAAGCGAAGCAGTCTCATAGTGCAGACGGGCAGCATCTCAGAGACGAATTGAATGAGAATCTGCAGGACATTCGAAACTTGCTTGGGGAAAGTTTCGATTTAAAGAGCGTAACGTTTACGATTGCTCCTTTCCATTACGATGGGGCATTCGTATACATAGAAGAACTTTGTGATGCAAATGCAATAAGTGACGAGTTACGAGCAATTCATGAGACGACAGAGCGTGCACATTCAATTACAAGAATGACGCCTTCATTCTTAAAGGAACAAGTGCTTGTGACGAGCGAGTCTTCATTGACGAACATTCTTGAAGATTGCTTAGCTGCAATCTTAATGGGGAACTCAATTCTCTTATCGAATCAATATGAAGACGCAATTATTCTAAATACAAGAAAAATTCCACATCGTGAAGTATCTGAACCTGTCACAGAAACGCTCGTACGTGGGCCACGTGATGGGTTTATAGAAGCTCTAGTCACAAATTTGGCGCTCATCCGTAAGCGGCTCAAAGACCCGAGTCTAACAATTGATTATTATCAGGTGGGTCGTCGCTCAAAGACAGACGTAGTGGTCCTCTCTATAAAGAACTTAACCAATCCGACAATCGTTCGTGAGGTGAAACGACGAATTGAGAAAGTGGACATCGATAGTTTACAGGAGACTGGAATTCTTGAGCAGTTAATTGAAGAGAATTCTTTAAGTCCCTTTCCGCAAATTCAAGTCACAGAGCGGCCAGATAAAGTAGCTGGGTCCCTTGCGGAAGGGAGAGTCGCGATTCTTGTAGATGGCACACCATTTTCTTTGATTGTCCCCCTGACGTTCAATTCGTTTTATCAAAGTCCAGAAGATTATTACGAGCGGTGGATGTATTCCTCGTTAATCCGAATCCTGCGTGTAGGAGCAGCATTTATCGCACTGTATCTCCCGTCGATTTACGTTGCCCTGATTTCCTACCATTGGGGGCTTATTCCGACAGACTTAGTTATCACTCTCGCGGGAAGCCGAGAAGGCGTACCGTTTCCTTCTATCGTTGAAGCATTAATTATGGAAGTGACGATTGAAATTCTTAGGGAAGCAGGAATTCGATTGCCGAAACCAATTGGTCAAGCGGTAGGTATTGTAGGAGGTCTTGTTATTGGAGAGGCCGCAGTATCAGCAGGACTAGTTAGCCCGATGATGGTCATCGTCGTTGCGTTAACAGCCATATCTTCGTTTGCCCTGCCGCAATACACAGTTGGAGAGACGTTAAGGATTTTGAGATTCCCGCTAATGCTTGCTGCTGCTGCACTCGGTTTATTCGGGATTGTCATCTCTTTTATTCTCATTACTACTCATTTAGTCCGCTTAAGAAGCTTTGGTGTCAATTACCTTGAGCCACTTGTACCTTACGATTTAAATGGTTGGAAAGATACCATTGTTCGTACGCAGACAAAGCGTATGGACCAACGTCCAACGATGCTTCACCCAATAGACAAACGACGTATGAAGTAG
- a CDS encoding alanine/glycine:cation symporter family protein, with product MLVTVLPFIETVVANTSNFLWTYVLSILLICTGLYLTVQLRFFQFRFFGHILGQTVGKIFKKSSGHAGTITPFQAFTSALASTAGATNIVGVPVAISFGGPGALFWMWVVALIGMATKYTEIVLGVRYREKNKKGEWVGGPQYYIKKGLGWNKVAWAFAFILMLELIPSIMTQSNSISIQVNNSIGWSRLGIGVAIAVVVGAIIIGGIQRIARVTDKFVPFMVFTYVIICLIVIFAHVETLPSVFGLIFSHAFTPIAATGGFAGAALAQALRWGTARGLYSNEAGLGTAPIAHAAAQTDHPSKQGFWGVFSVFVDTIVICTLSGLTVLVTGAWKEVSSDDAASMIGTALSDVYGSQFGETFVSIFLLFFVLTTIGILVFFGEKQAEYLFGLKGAYFMRVIYLGAIVLGAVGGLQFIWQFLDLMLAAVVFLNVIPVLFLSKEVRAVTQDYVNRIYKQKKDTKKIDLFHESDKDFRS from the coding sequence ATGCTTGTTACTGTACTTCCTTTCATTGAAACAGTTGTAGCGAATACATCAAACTTTTTGTGGACGTACGTGCTGTCCATCTTATTAATTTGTACAGGGCTTTATCTAACCGTTCAACTCCGTTTCTTTCAATTCCGTTTCTTCGGTCATATACTTGGACAAACCGTTGGGAAGATCTTCAAGAAGAGCTCTGGTCATGCTGGTACCATTACCCCCTTTCAAGCCTTCACTTCCGCCCTGGCCTCAACAGCTGGTGCAACGAATATTGTAGGGGTTCCTGTAGCCATCTCATTTGGGGGTCCAGGTGCTCTCTTCTGGATGTGGGTGGTTGCCCTGATCGGGATGGCCACAAAGTATACAGAAATTGTCCTTGGTGTTCGATACCGTGAGAAGAACAAAAAGGGAGAATGGGTAGGTGGACCTCAATACTACATAAAGAAAGGACTCGGATGGAATAAGGTCGCTTGGGCATTTGCATTTATCTTAATGCTCGAACTGATTCCTAGTATTATGACTCAATCGAATTCCATTTCCATTCAAGTCAATAACTCAATTGGATGGTCCCGTTTGGGAATTGGAGTGGCAATTGCAGTTGTCGTTGGAGCTATTATAATCGGTGGTATACAACGGATTGCTCGAGTGACTGACAAATTCGTCCCCTTTATGGTCTTCACTTATGTCATCATTTGTTTAATTGTCATCTTTGCCCATGTTGAAACATTGCCTTCTGTCTTTGGATTAATCTTCTCTCATGCCTTCACCCCGATTGCAGCTACAGGCGGATTCGCCGGTGCAGCTTTGGCACAAGCGCTTCGTTGGGGTACAGCTAGAGGGCTTTATTCGAATGAAGCAGGACTCGGAACAGCTCCGATTGCCCATGCAGCAGCTCAAACGGACCACCCGTCTAAACAAGGTTTCTGGGGCGTGTTCAGTGTCTTCGTGGATACGATTGTCATTTGTACGCTGTCTGGTTTGACAGTCCTCGTGACTGGAGCATGGAAAGAGGTTTCTTCTGATGATGCGGCGAGCATGATTGGCACAGCCTTGTCAGATGTCTATGGCTCTCAGTTCGGTGAAACGTTTGTTTCAATCTTCCTGTTATTCTTTGTACTTACGACCATCGGAATTCTTGTGTTCTTTGGAGAGAAGCAAGCCGAGTATTTGTTTGGATTAAAAGGGGCTTACTTCATGAGAGTCATTTATCTAGGGGCAATTGTGTTAGGTGCTGTTGGTGGACTACAGTTCATCTGGCAATTTCTCGACTTAATGTTGGCGGCTGTCGTCTTCTTAAACGTCATTCCGGTCTTATTCTTATCGAAAGAAGTTCGTGCGGTTACTCAAGATTATGTGAACCGTATTTATAAACAAAAGAAAGATACGAAGAAAATAGACCTCTTTCATGAATCCGATAAGGATTTCAGATCTTAA
- a CDS encoding oxidoreductase has product MSNRVAIITGASSGFGLLTSVELAKEGFTVIATMRDLSKQSIFQSYIDDKEVYDRIHFHRLDVTDEASVESLSSYIDTLDRVDVLLNNAGFAAGGFSEEITLDEYRKQFETNVFGLIAVTQAVLPKMRTQGYGKILNMSSISGKFGFPGMSPYVASKHAVEGFSESLRLEMKPYGVDVAIIEPGSFRTNIWTNGKQVTEASLLKTSPYYDYMQSIHHYMQEQKDTYGDPIVVARLVATLAKQKELKKFRFPIGKGIHLMLRLKTLLPWRWLEALVLKQIK; this is encoded by the coding sequence ATGTCAAACCGTGTTGCAATTATAACAGGCGCTTCCAGTGGCTTTGGCCTCCTAACGTCAGTGGAACTAGCGAAAGAAGGATTCACCGTTATTGCAACGATGAGAGATTTGTCGAAACAATCCATTTTTCAATCCTACATAGACGATAAGGAAGTCTACGACCGGATTCATTTTCATCGTCTTGATGTGACGGATGAAGCTTCCGTAGAAAGTCTTTCTTCTTACATAGATACACTTGATCGAGTCGATGTCTTATTGAACAACGCAGGATTTGCTGCGGGTGGATTTAGTGAAGAAATCACGTTAGATGAATATCGAAAGCAATTTGAAACAAACGTATTTGGTTTAATCGCTGTTACTCAAGCGGTTCTACCTAAGATGAGAACACAAGGGTATGGAAAGATTCTGAACATGAGCAGTATTAGCGGGAAGTTCGGTTTCCCTGGCATGTCTCCCTACGTTGCATCGAAACATGCGGTTGAAGGCTTCAGCGAAAGTCTTCGCTTAGAGATGAAGCCGTATGGGGTAGATGTGGCAATTATCGAACCTGGCTCCTTCCGTACGAACATTTGGACGAATGGAAAGCAGGTCACGGAGGCTTCTTTGTTAAAGACCTCTCCTTATTACGACTACATGCAGTCTATCCATCACTATATGCAAGAACAAAAGGATACATATGGTGATCCAATCGTAGTGGCAAGACTAGTAGCAACGCTTGCGAAACAGAAAGAATTGAAGAAGTTTCGTTTCCCGATTGGGAAAGGGATTCATCTTATGCTTCGCTTGAAGACGCTTTTACCTTGGCGATGGCTCGAAGCACTCGTGTTAAAACAAATTAAATAA
- the rpsN gene encoding 30S ribosomal protein S14, which yields MAKKAMVEKEKRRQRTVERYAALRQELKEKGDYEGLKKLPRDASPTRLHNRCNTTGRPHGYMRQFGLSRIQFRELAHKGQVPGVKKASW from the coding sequence ATGGCTAAGAAAGCAATGGTTGAGAAAGAAAAACGCCGTCAACGTACGGTTGAAAGATATGCAGCATTACGACAAGAATTGAAAGAAAAAGGGGATTACGAAGGTCTGAAGAAATTACCGCGAGACGCTTCACCAACCCGATTGCATAATCGATGCAACACAACAGGTCGCCCACATGGGTACATGCGTCAGTTCGGTCTATCTCGAATTCAATTTAGAGAACTCGCGCATAAAGGTCAAGTTCCAGGGGTTAAGAAAGCAAGCTGGTAA
- a CDS encoding DUF3817 domain-containing protein — protein MVSTPLKRLMYVGDAEGISFLVLLLIAMPLKYMFDIPEAVSVVGSLHGALFVLYMLTILNAFLSLKWTIGRSALAVAVAFVPFGTFLFNRMLKRKYNLQPVQV, from the coding sequence ATGGTAAGTACACCATTAAAGCGCTTGATGTATGTAGGAGATGCCGAGGGAATTAGTTTCCTTGTGTTATTACTTATTGCTATGCCACTGAAATATATGTTTGATATACCAGAAGCCGTATCCGTGGTTGGATCGCTTCACGGTGCGTTATTTGTCTTATACATGCTGACCATTCTGAACGCTTTTCTTTCGTTGAAATGGACGATTGGAAGAAGTGCACTCGCTGTAGCAGTGGCCTTTGTTCCATTTGGTACGTTCCTCTTCAATCGGATGCTAAAGAGAAAATACAATTTACAGCCTGTACAAGTGTAA
- a CDS encoding YeeE/YedE family protein — MQSTIAQQTTRQKRTSTTVLANLDPVQKPYVWLGIVASILVFIATVAVAGWTQGLLFILGIAFGLTLLHARFGFTSAFRRFTSVGNAQGLQAHMIMLAVATTLFALILATGFTFTGIAPSGYVFPVSVAVVVGSFLFGIGMQLGNGCASGTLYTVGGGKSPMLITLIAFIAGSVLGAYHIGFWREQASLPTISFADQFGYVGGWALSIGLFALIYSITYIVAKVKNPPSMKPLPTVAGFKKLVRGSWPLFVAAIILAILNAITLAMRGTPWGITSAFALWGSKVLMFFGVDVSSWGYWQGSEALNQSVLMDTTSVMNFGIILGAFIAAAASGTFKPGKIKPGVAMAATIGGLLMGYGARLAYGCNIGAYFGGIASMSLHGWVWMAMALIGTGVALFIRPLFGLRNPNPNDSMC; from the coding sequence ATGCAATCGACCATTGCACAACAAACGACTAGGCAAAAGCGTACGTCTACGACGGTGCTTGCGAATCTTGACCCCGTCCAAAAGCCGTACGTTTGGCTTGGAATCGTTGCTTCCATACTCGTATTTATCGCAACCGTTGCCGTTGCCGGATGGACCCAGGGGCTACTATTCATTCTTGGGATTGCCTTCGGGTTAACATTGCTTCACGCACGATTCGGATTTACTTCGGCATTTAGACGGTTTACATCTGTTGGAAATGCACAAGGCTTGCAAGCACATATGATTATGCTTGCCGTTGCAACGACATTATTCGCACTTATCTTAGCAACAGGCTTCACATTTACAGGGATTGCGCCTTCTGGATATGTCTTCCCCGTCAGTGTGGCGGTTGTAGTTGGGTCGTTCTTATTCGGAATTGGAATGCAGCTTGGAAATGGCTGTGCTTCAGGTACCCTTTATACAGTAGGTGGAGGGAAATCGCCCATGCTGATTACCCTCATCGCGTTTATTGCAGGATCTGTTCTAGGAGCGTACCATATCGGGTTCTGGCGCGAGCAAGCTTCCCTCCCAACCATTTCATTCGCAGATCAGTTCGGATACGTTGGAGGCTGGGCGCTTTCAATTGGACTATTCGCTCTTATCTATTCTATTACGTATATCGTAGCGAAAGTAAAGAACCCGCCATCTATGAAGCCTTTGCCAACTGTTGCTGGCTTCAAGAAGCTTGTGAGAGGTTCATGGCCACTATTTGTAGCCGCTATTATTCTAGCAATCTTAAACGCCATTACACTAGCTATGAGAGGAACACCTTGGGGCATTACCTCAGCGTTCGCACTATGGGGTTCAAAGGTTCTTATGTTCTTCGGAGTTGATGTGAGCAGCTGGGGCTACTGGCAAGGTAGTGAAGCATTAAATCAATCCGTTCTGATGGATACAACGAGTGTGATGAACTTCGGAATCATTCTTGGAGCATTTATCGCAGCCGCTGCCTCAGGAACCTTTAAGCCAGGTAAGATCAAACCAGGTGTTGCGATGGCTGCAACTATAGGTGGATTATTGATGGGCTACGGGGCACGTCTCGCCTATGGATGTAACATCGGTGCTTACTTCGGTGGCATTGCGTCTATGAGTCTACACGGTTGGGTATGGATGGCTATGGCACTCATCGGTACTGGTGTTGCCCTCTTCATTCGTCCTCTATTTGGATTAAGAAACCCAAATCCGAATGATTCCATGTGTTAA
- the ytzI gene encoding YtzI protein has translation MFAILIVCLVIIFVVLMLTIFTITSGYKYKHTVDPLPSKEQSPSTQDNDGNRSE, from the coding sequence ATGTTCGCCATACTGATTGTATGTCTTGTCATTATCTTCGTTGTTCTCATGCTGACGATATTCACCATTACATCAGGCTATAAATACAAACACACCGTTGATCCCCTTCCAAGTAAAGAACAATCACCCTCCACACAAGACAACGATGGAAATCGCTCGGAATAA
- a CDS encoding ABC transporter ATP-binding protein, whose product MSSSPTVQLKGLTKRIGNKTIVRDLSFDIQPGEVFGFLGPNGAGKTTTIRMMVGLTSISEGDVIIKGTSIKENFKKSIAHVGGIVENPEMYKFMTGMQNLKHYARMSGNVSDERMNEIVKLVDLEDSIHTRVKKYSLGMRQRLGIAQALLHNPSVLILDEPTNGLDPAGIREIRDYLRKLAKDEGLSVVVSSHLLSEMEMMCDRIGIIQKGELIDVQNVKSFVSDKATIRTRLTLEPAQDGKAVLEQAGYEVIVDEETLVIETEREQIPGVIQLLVQNQIAIYEAKTEVGTLEDRFLELTGTGGQA is encoded by the coding sequence ATGAGTTCTTCCCCTACTGTTCAGTTGAAAGGGTTAACGAAGAGAATAGGAAACAAAACAATTGTGAGAGACTTGTCATTTGACATTCAACCTGGCGAAGTATTTGGCTTTCTTGGGCCAAACGGTGCTGGTAAGACAACAACGATTCGGATGATGGTCGGATTGACGTCGATTTCTGAGGGAGACGTCATTATTAAAGGAACAAGCATTAAGGAGAACTTTAAGAAGTCCATTGCTCATGTGGGTGGAATTGTTGAGAACCCTGAAATGTACAAGTTTATGACCGGCATGCAGAATTTAAAGCATTATGCACGAATGTCTGGGAACGTTTCAGACGAACGAATGAATGAAATTGTTAAGCTCGTGGATTTAGAGGATAGCATTCATACACGAGTAAAGAAATATTCCCTTGGTATGCGACAACGCTTAGGGATTGCTCAAGCCTTACTACATAATCCTTCCGTATTAATCTTGGATGAACCGACAAACGGATTGGACCCAGCTGGCATTCGCGAAATTCGAGATTACTTGCGGAAGCTTGCTAAGGATGAAGGTCTGTCCGTTGTCGTATCAAGTCACTTGCTTTCAGAAATGGAAATGATGTGTGACCGGATTGGGATTATCCAAAAGGGGGAACTCATCGACGTTCAGAACGTGAAATCCTTTGTGTCAGACAAGGCGACAATTCGTACACGCTTAACACTCGAGCCCGCTCAAGATGGAAAGGCTGTTCTTGAACAAGCAGGCTATGAAGTCATCGTTGATGAAGAGACACTCGTTATCGAGACAGAACGAGAGCAAATCCCAGGAGTGATTCAGCTACTCGTTCAGAATCAGATTGCAATCTACGAAGCGAAAACAGAAGTTGGCACTCTCGAGGACCGCTTCCTCGAACTTACTGGTACTGGAGGTCAGGCGTAA
- a CDS encoding ABC transporter permease, with protein MKQLPSLVWNEFLKLMRQPGSIVMIGLIALILLGGAILDRNFNDSKNVGGENWEAELQEQNENIQEKLDNGEFSMFGPDKIEENNFRIENDLAIPEGGNAWTFTRENAEATSIVLMFTVIIAASIVSNEFKWGTIKMLLIRPISRSTILLSKFLTVLLYGLVTLLAFFLFNFLIGAIFYGVDQLGSLHVYQTADGYETISNAKVTFVSYLTLLGNLMVFGTLAFMISTIFRSNAMAIALSIFLFLTGGTLGALVSRFDWGKYVIFTNTNLKGYFDYFFAQPYYDDQTLMFSLITLAIYSIIFYASGWLFFTKRDVAS; from the coding sequence ATGAAACAACTACCCTCACTCGTATGGAACGAATTTCTAAAGCTAATGAGGCAACCTGGCTCAATTGTCATGATTGGACTTATTGCTTTAATCCTTCTTGGCGGAGCAATCTTAGACCGTAATTTCAATGATTCCAAGAATGTTGGCGGCGAGAACTGGGAAGCCGAATTACAGGAACAAAACGAGAACATACAAGAGAAATTGGACAATGGGGAATTCTCCATGTTCGGACCCGATAAAATTGAGGAAAACAATTTCCGAATCGAAAATGACTTGGCTATTCCTGAGGGCGGAAATGCGTGGACCTTTACACGTGAGAATGCTGAAGCTACTTCCATCGTTCTTATGTTTACAGTTATCATAGCTGCAAGTATTGTGTCGAACGAATTTAAGTGGGGTACAATTAAGATGCTATTGATTCGACCAATCTCACGTTCAACCATCTTACTATCGAAATTTCTTACCGTCCTGTTGTATGGACTAGTGACCTTGTTGGCGTTCTTCCTATTCAACTTCTTAATTGGTGCAATCTTCTATGGAGTTGACCAGTTAGGGTCGTTACACGTCTATCAGACAGCGGATGGTTATGAAACGATTAGCAATGCGAAAGTAACCTTTGTATCTTACTTAACATTACTTGGGAACCTGATGGTATTCGGTACACTTGCCTTTATGATTTCAACAATCTTTAGAAGCAATGCCATGGCGATTGCCCTTTCTATCTTCTTGTTCTTAACAGGAGGTACGCTTGGTGCACTCGTATCTCGATTCGACTGGGGCAAATATGTCATATTCACCAACACGAATCTGAAAGGCTACTTTGATTATTTCTTTGCTCAGCCGTATTATGATGATCAAACGCTTATGTTCTCACTGATTACATTAGCAATCTACTCCATCATTTTCTATGCGTCCGGTTGGCTCTTCTTTACGAAACGAGACGTTGCAAGCTAA
- a CDS encoding LysE family transporter, giving the protein MNMFLSYVLLGLSLSAPIGPINAAQIDCGIKFGFWNAWLIGIGGMVADVIFMLLIYFGIAEYLTTPMIKTFLWSFGAFILIYTGIEGLLSKANPLEATRSGSGAASESFRFGLFMALSNPLNILFWLGIYGSILAKTAESHTNVQLLLYSGGIFLGIIVWDLFMASIATSARNFLKPSILRGITLLASISLIGFGVYFACEAFHIIFS; this is encoded by the coding sequence ATGAATATGTTTCTAAGTTATGTATTGCTCGGGCTTTCCCTTTCTGCTCCAATCGGACCCATCAACGCTGCACAAATTGATTGCGGCATTAAGTTTGGGTTCTGGAATGCATGGCTAATCGGGATTGGTGGAATGGTTGCCGACGTGATCTTTATGCTGTTAATTTACTTCGGGATTGCTGAGTATTTAACGACTCCCATGATTAAGACGTTCTTATGGTCGTTTGGAGCCTTTATCCTAATCTATACCGGAATCGAAGGACTCCTTTCTAAGGCTAATCCGTTGGAAGCGACTCGCTCAGGCTCTGGAGCAGCATCTGAATCCTTTCGCTTCGGTTTATTCATGGCCTTGTCGAATCCGCTAAATATACTATTCTGGCTTGGAATCTACGGGTCTATCCTAGCCAAGACAGCGGAATCCCATACGAATGTTCAACTCTTGCTTTATAGCGGTGGAATCTTCTTAGGCATTATCGTTTGGGACTTGTTCATGGCTTCCATTGCAACAAGCGCGCGTAATTTCCTAAAACCAAGCATCCTTCGCGGAATCACCTTACTTGCAAGCATCTCCCTGATTGGCTTCGGTGTTTACTTTGCGTGTGAGGCCTTTCACATCATTTTTTCATAA